GTATGGAAGTGAGGGCGTTTCCTGAATGGCGCCGCCGGGGGGTAAAGAGCTTTGTGAAGAACATCATTAAATATGTTCTGGGCCGATTCGGTTCCCCCATATCCTTCCCCTGCATATTTTTTGTTGTAAGCCGGAAACGTTGAGCCGGATTACTCTGTCCCTGGATTGAAATGAGCGAAGACTTAACCAAGCAGGAATCGCATTTCGCATTTGGTGAGAACTGGGCCGCATACTCGGAAAAAATCGGCGAGACTGAGATCAATGAGGCTGTCGCCGGGCTGTCGCGTTTATTGGGTGGCGAGCGCCTGGATGGAAAGCGGTTTCTCGATATCGGTTGCGGATCGGGCCTGCACAGCCTTGCGGCTTTGAAGCTGGGGGCGGCGGAGGTGGTCGCCGTGGATATAGATCCCGCTTCAGTAGCGACAACCCGTGCAGTGCTTGAGCACCGCTTCCCAAGCGGTAACTACACGGTGGAGCAGCATAGTGTCTTTGAGCTCGATCCGGCATCCCAGGGAACCTTCGATGTTGTTTATTCCTGGGGCGTGTTGCACCACACCGGCGACATGGACCGTGCCATGCGGCTGGCGGCATCCCTGGTGGCGGATTCCGGCATCTTCATTTTCGCACTGTATAGAAAAACCTGGATGTGCGGGTCGTGGAAAATTGAGAAACGCTGGTATGCGCGGGCTTCGTCTAAGGCGCAGTCCAGAGCAAGATCCGTTTACACATTCTTCGTGAGGCTGGGATTGCTGCTCATGGGACGTGATTTCAAACGGTTCGTGCGCGAATACCGCGGCAAGCGGGGTATGGATTATTATCACGACGTACACGACTGGATGGGTGGTTGGCCTTACGAGTCGATCTCGCCCAGGGAGGTCGATTCGTTCATGCATAAGCTTGGATTCTCCCGCGTCAGATCCTTCGTTCGGCCCGGGAATATTCTGGGGCGCAGGCATGGGATTTTCGGCTCCGGTTGTGATGAGTACGTCTATCGTCACGACGATAATGGTTGATTGACTCGGTGATGAGCATTTAGAGGCGCCTCGCTTACATCTCATTTATGCCGATCATCATCTTGGAATCTTAGAACTCTAATCATGTGTGGGATCGCGGGTTTCTGGTGTAAGCGAGGCATGCCCGGGGTGGATGTTCTGTCTGCGATGACGGGCGCTATTGCCCATCGCGGCCCTGACGACACCGGTAGCTGGCAGGACCTCGATGCCGGCGTCGCGCTCGGACACCGCCGGCTTTCCATTCTTGATCTTTCCCCCGAAGGCCATCAGCCGATGGTATCGGCCTCAGGCCGCTATGTGATCGTATTCAACGGCGAGGTATACAACTTCGCCGAGCTGCGCCGTGAGCTGGAACCGACGGGTTGCCGTTTTCGCGGGCATTCAGACACCGAGGTCATGCTGGCCGCCATCGAGACCTGGGGCCTGGAGCCGGCCGTCAAGCGTTTCATCGGCATGTTCGCCTTCGCTCTTTGGGACCGCGAGAAGCGCTGCCTGAGCCTGGTGCGAGACCGGCTGGGCATCAAGCCGCTGTTTTTTGGCTGGGCGGCCGGCGCACTCGTGTTTGGCTCCGAACTCAAGGCGCTGCGGGCATATCCTGGGTTCCAGAACCCGGTTGACCGCAATGCCCTGACCCTGCTGTTGCGCCATAACTACATCCCGGCGCCGTATTCGATCTACGAGGGCATTCACAAGCTGATGCCCGGCACCATTCTGCAGCTCGATGCGGACGCGGCGTCCGCCCCCCGTTCGCTGGAGGACCTGGCCGGCCATACCACGACCTACTGGTCCACACGCCAAGTGATGGAGCAGGGCGCCGCGGACCGCTTCGATGGCAGTGAGGCCGAGGCCGTCCAGCAGCTGGATGAGCTGCTGCGCGACGCCATAGGCATGCGTATGGTGGCTGACGTGCCCCTCGGCGCCTTTTTGTCCGGCGGCATCGACTCTTCCACGGTCGTCGCCCTTATGCAGGCCCAGTCCGACCGGCCGGTAAAGACCTTCTCCATCGGCTTTCACGAGGGCGAATACGACGAGGCGTATCACGCCAAGGCCGTGGCCGGGTATCTGGGCACCGACCACACCGAGCTTTACGTGACGCCGCAGGAGGCGTTGGACGTCATCCCCGACCTGCCGCGGCTGTACGACGAACCCTTCGCGGACTCCTCCCAGATCCCCACCTTCCTGGTATCCCGGCTGGCCCGCGACCACGTGACCGTGAGCCTGTCCGGGGACGGCGGTGACGAGTTGTTTGGCGGTTACAACCGCTACTTCTGGGCGCAGCGCCTGTGGAGCCAGCTGGGCTGGATGCCCGCGCCGCTGCGTATGGCGATGGCCGGCACGCTGCGCATGGGGCCGCCGGCCTTCTGGGACAGGGCGCTGGGGCTGGCGATGCCGATGCTGCCGCGTCGTCTCAGAACACGCATGCCTGGCGACAAAGTGCAGCGCCTGGCGGAGGTGCTGTCCATGCCCTCGCCGGACGCCCTGTATCGGCAGCTCGTCTCGCACTGGACCAGTCCCGCGGATATCGTTCTCGGGGCGCGGGAGCCGCTGACGGCCCTGACCGACTCCGCCCGCCGGGCCGACCTGGCCGAATATGCGGGGCGCATGATGTACACGGATCTGGTGAGCTACCTGCCGGACGACATCCTCACCAAGGTGGACCGCGCCAGCATGGGGGTGAGCCTGGAGGCGCGCGTGCCGCTGCTCGACCACCGTGTGGTGGAATTCGCCGGGCGCGTGCCGCCGGATCTCAAGA
The window above is part of the Gammaproteobacteria bacterium genome. Proteins encoded here:
- a CDS encoding class I SAM-dependent methyltransferase: MSEDLTKQESHFAFGENWAAYSEKIGETEINEAVAGLSRLLGGERLDGKRFLDIGCGSGLHSLAALKLGAAEVVAVDIDPASVATTRAVLEHRFPSGNYTVEQHSVFELDPASQGTFDVVYSWGVLHHTGDMDRAMRLAASLVADSGIFIFALYRKTWMCGSWKIEKRWYARASSKAQSRARSVYTFFVRLGLLLMGRDFKRFVREYRGKRGMDYYHDVHDWMGGWPYESISPREVDSFMHKLGFSRVRSFVRPGNILGRRHGIFGSGCDEYVYRHDDNG
- the asnB gene encoding asparagine synthase (glutamine-hydrolyzing) yields the protein MCGIAGFWCKRGMPGVDVLSAMTGAIAHRGPDDTGSWQDLDAGVALGHRRLSILDLSPEGHQPMVSASGRYVIVFNGEVYNFAELRRELEPTGCRFRGHSDTEVMLAAIETWGLEPAVKRFIGMFAFALWDREKRCLSLVRDRLGIKPLFFGWAAGALVFGSELKALRAYPGFQNPVDRNALTLLLRHNYIPAPYSIYEGIHKLMPGTILQLDADAASAPRSLEDLAGHTTTYWSTRQVMEQGAADRFDGSEAEAVQQLDELLRDAIGMRMVADVPLGAFLSGGIDSSTVVALMQAQSDRPVKTFSIGFHEGEYDEAYHAKAVAGYLGTDHTELYVTPQEALDVIPDLPRLYDEPFADSSQIPTFLVSRLARDHVTVSLSGDGGDELFGGYNRYFWAQRLWSQLGWMPAPLRMAMAGTLRMGPPAFWDRALGLAMPMLPRRLRTRMPGDKVQRLAEVLSMPSPDALYRQLVSHWTSPADIVLGAREPLTALTDSARRADLAEYAGRMMYTDLVSYLPDDILTKVDRASMGVSLEARVPLLDHRVVEFAGRVPPDLKIRQGEGKWLLRQVLYRYVPQELIDRPKMGFGVPIDHWLRGPLRDWAETLLDERRLREEGFFDPAPIRRKWSEHLSGRHNWHYYLWDVLMFQAWQETVRS